The genomic interval aTTAGGCAAAGTATGATTtattaaacaaattaaatgaaaaaACAATATCAACGGCATCAATAAACCACTTACTTTTCACCGTGCCACGCCACCACAATCTGAGCGTGAAATCCGATGACTTGGAGATACATAGTTCCGGAAAAATTAACAGGATTTAATTGAAATATTATGGATATTTTAATGAATTCCATTAATATTATTTAGGTAAAAATATATATGGATGTGTTAGGGACATTTAGGTAATTTAGTTCGTTGATCGGCCCTTCTCCTATAAATGGCTTTCGGGAGTGGTTGGGTGCGAATTGCGCTGCTCGATTTCGATCGGTTTCTTCCAACTCCTTGCCCCTTTCTGAGCAATTCAGGGTTCGTCTCTCATGGCGATTTAACTGAAATCGAAGGAGACGAGGAGCCGGCTTCATCTCAAGCCTACGCTGTCGTAGCTACCTATTGCGATCCAGGTGTCGAGGAGGGTTTGAGAGCCTGCTTCATTTCTCGAGGCCGCGGCTGGGTCATAGGTGAGGAGGTCAATCTGTTTCGATTGCTTCCTTCTGTTGATCTATTGCTCCTCTTTGGTGTTGCCCCTTATGCTGACTATTATTGGATGTGATTTTTAACGTGATATATACTTGGTTGCAAGAAACCCTAGTTTGGCTTTGTGTTTGATTATCGTGAGAagaattgtttttttttgttattggtgAGTTAAGATTGATCTCTGAATTTGTGAAAACCGTTCAAAGTTGGATCGTGTACgtgatttggattttggttttgatatttttctaaagaGGACATCTGCGCTGATTCGCTGTAGTGTTTGGAATTGCAAGGGGATTTTTGAGAATTTAAGTTCGATTTGATGCATTGTTTCTAGTCTGATCGTGCTTATGTTTATCTAATGAACTGCTATTCCTTCACTATTTTTACGACAAATGTATTGTGGTTTACTAGTTAAACGCACCTAACGTTTCTCATTGAATCCTCTGTAAACCCACTTTCCTTTATTGAGGGAGGTTGTTTCTCTCTGAGTCCAATTTTTTTCCCTTGTGCAAAGTGTTCTGTAGAGAAATGAATACGATCCTTCAACTACTGTGGACTAGAAATAAACtcaatcctttttttttttcccgTGTGCATCAATTATTTCATTTAAAAACGACACTTTGAGCTGTCTAGGGCGTAGAGATGTCCACTCCTTCAAGGAAGAGACTGATGAGGGACTTCAAGCGGTTACAACAGGACCCTCCTGCAGGTATCAGCGGAGCTCCTCATGATAACAACATCATGCTCTGGAATGCTGTTATATTTGGGTATGCTTGTCGGGAACTAATTGTTATAGTTTCTTGGCTAACATGATGGGATGGTTTTGCTGATGCTTATCCTTTGGTTATGAATTGCAGCCCAGATGACACACCTTGGGATGGAGGTACGTTTCTTGTGCAATAATTATAGTCAAAAGTTTTGATCAATCAGCATGCTCATTTTGAGTTATTGCATAGCTTCCATTTGTGTTGTTCCTTGGCTGAAATGATTCATGTTTACAAGATTCTTGGGTCtttcttataactaaaaatattctGTGTGTATCTGTTTATAGCTCAGTGTTTGTGGATTGAGTGTAAGATCTTCTTTCAGATAGTCCTGATGATAGTAGATTGAAAAGTTttcttatgatttattttttcatatatgCATGTTGATTGTGATCAATATGTTTCTCATCTTATAACTGGTATAAGATAGATAATTGAAGTCTTTCTTTGGTTGCTCAATTAACTAATATTCATATCTGACAAAGTATTTCTTGGAATTGTAAGTCTGGAAGTTAAATATTCACCTTGCACTCAATATTGGAAAGTTGAAATAAGTGGTTAAAGAATCGATTCAATTAAGAAAGATAAATATGGGTATCATGGTAGTTTGTTTTTTATTCCTGCTGTTCTTCACTCCATTTACATTATGTATTGGGTCTTTCCATTGTTCTTTTCAACCATTCTCCTCCCTCCCTTTTGATTGCTTATTCTACATAGTGAGCCGTGAATGTCTTCCATGTTCCAAAATGGGCTTCCTTTTGATCATCTTAGCTTCACAAGCAAGCTGCGAGTGGCTTCCGTTGTTCCATGATGCCTCTCAAGCATTTTTGTCCATTTACCTATGCATTCCTCATTATAGACCTTGTTTTGTGTCATCATTGCAACTCACCCAATGCCAACAACCTTCTTTCTGCTCCTCTGCTTTTTCTTAGTtcccctcctgttgctcctcttcaGATTGACCAATTGTTGACATGGATGAGACAAAACGCAAGTGTTTTGTTTTGGTCAGGGATAGAAACTCTGATATGGGTTTACActttaaaccttggtctaacttatGTTTTCAAAGTGTGTGCAAGTAGGATAATTTTTTgggtatatttttttttcaaactgaaGAATATTATATCCTATAAACTATTTGCTAGAGAAACACTGCTAACAAAAAATTCTTCAACTTGTTTTCTTCTTTCCTTCATTTTATATACTTTGCAGTGTAAGTTCTCATAGATGCTTGATAATTGatattgtttttttgttttttttttattttctaactttTTAACTTTCTTGTACCTGATATGGCCAGGCACGTTTAAACTGACACTTCAATTTACAGAGGATTATCCCAATAAGCCACCAACTGTTCGCTTTGTATCTCGAATGTTCCATCCTAATAGTGAGTGGAGCTATTGTCTTCTCTTTTCTTGAATGTTTGTAGTATGCATTTTTTTTTCATCTGAGTTCACAATGGTCCTTGATTGCTTCTAGCTTATGATAGAACAATGAGTAAAACATGTGTTAGgaataatgaaaaaaaatattagaatttctCATCAATGATAATCCCTTCAATTTATGTtgattatttatcaaataaaattaCACCTTAAACCTTCCGTTATAGTGTTTACCAGTAATATCTAACACCCCTCAAGCCAACTTAAATAGAAACCTAGTTTGTTACATCTATACTCAATTCTAAGATCTCTAGCAAATCCGCTGATTGATCATTAGAGCTCACAAATCATAGGACAATTTTATTGGATTGCGCATTTTCTCTTATGAAGTAGCAACCAATTTTTATGTAGTTTGTCCTTTCATGGAATATTGGATTAGAGAGGCTGTGTCTTACAACTTAGTTGTCACATTCTACTTTCATCGACTCTTTAAGAGCTATGTTACTCAGACTCCAATTCGAGTATTGCTAAGGGGGTGGATTTGAGTGTTAACATGACTTTCTAAAAATTCTACACGGGACCGATAGAAATATTGAGTGGTTACTTGGAATGTTAGTGTGTGTATGAGTGTGAGTATTTAATACAGTTACAAAGGGAGTAAGATGAAGAGTCCAAGTATCATAGTTTAAGAAGATATTCCAACTTGTTCGCCAATTGATTTACCTAGATAGCTAACATGTAGCTTGGCCATAGTTCTTGACTCCACCTCTGCGTCCAAATGTAGATGACACATTACAGACTAAACACTTTGCCTTGcacataatatttttttaaaattcagtagCATGTGTGAAGCGCCAAGTACCAAGCGTCAAGTGCCAGGAGACCCTCCCTTGAGCAATTGCTTCGCACTTATATTCTTAGTCAAAGATCCTCAATTGAATTTCTTGTTGATTACACAAAGGGGCCAAGTTCTTGATTTCAGCGATATTGACTTATAGAATATTAAAGAGGCCCCATGCCGTTTTTAATGACACTTAACCATTAATACACATTTCTTATATTCGTGTTCTCTTATCTCATAGTGAGACTGATTACTGAATGATGTAATACCGATTAACATAAACTGCTCCAATATAATAAAAAGGTTCATGGGTAACAAAATCAAGAGGCCCTCACACCATTCTTCAAGACATCAAATATCAATACTAGTTTCTTATATTCTAGCAGGGATTGAAATGCCTGAGGCACATGATGTTTCATTATGCATCATAGTTGCTtcaactttttttatttttggctATCTTTGACTTATCAAGTTTGATTATGTTTCTGAGAAGTTTCACATATTATTCTTATTTCTAAGGACTTTATGATTCATATGCATTGCCCTGATACATATTGATTTATGTTTAGTTTATGCGGATGGAAGCATATGCTTGGATATTTTGCAAAATCAATGGAGTCCAATCTATGATGTGGCTGCAATCCTTACTTCTATCCAGGTATTATAATTCTCCACTCCCTAAATTTATGGAAAAATTTATCTTATCCTTGAGCTTCCCTTTTTGAAGGTTCTTATGCTTTGAAACCCATATATATAAGTTCAGAACTTCTCTGATGTGTCTTTTCAAATATGAACTTGGTCAAACAGGTTTATTCTACTGATGTTAGTTGTTATGATGCAACAACCAAGGGAACTATTGCTTTATCCAATGGCAGAGTCTCTATGAGTTTTAATAAATGTGATGCCTAAAATATCTAAGTTTCTATTCACTTTTCAACGTGTTTGTTAGTACCAAGAGTTCTGCTTGTGTTGTATAAACTACCTAAGGGTCATGTTAAATATCTACTTGGAAATTTGTTCCAAGAGGCTTTAGAAATAGGAGTCTAAAATGTTGGTAAGGCACAAGAGCAATATATAAGTATCCCTTAGAGTGGAGTTCAAAGCTGCTTCTTGTGTTCTCTGTATTCCTTTTCGGGTTGTGAGATTTTTCTAGTTTTGACATGAGAGTGGTGATTCTTAACCTGTATCTTTTTGGATCTCATGAATACTTTAATCTTCTATCTCTTTTTTCCTTTAGATCCTTGTTTTTCCAGCTCGCCTGACATTATGCTACCATTGTCCCAAAGTTTTCATTGGGTGACCCAGTTTATTATGTTGATGGAATATCCAATATTTTTTTCCTTGAAAAAAAAACTGGTCGACGGGGTCTCTGAATTTAGACCTACAGTGCTCCTCAACCAACTAAACATCTGCTTAGTTATGATTTAAGTGGGATAGTAGTCCAGAGTAGAGAGGAGAACCAAAAATGAGGAATGTGGAAATGAGGAGAAAAAGTATTTGCCCATCATGATGGTGTTTCTTGGCAAGTAAAGGCGTTGGGCTATGTAAAACTTAGATGATGAGGCACATTGAAGGTTGTGATGTGAAGACATTACTCTTGTAATATCAATGCCTTTGTGGGTTGTCTATCTTTCAATGCATCCGTTTGTGTGTTACACATTATATGGGCCGTAATATTGCATTTCCCTATGACACTGCGTAATGCTTTTATCTGCAGATACAAGCTGGATTTATAATTTAGTAATTGGCTTGTAGGGTTGACGGGCCATGAAACTGGGAATGTGTAAGgtgtctttaaaatttattttaccaTACTTATTACAATTTAATGCCGACACACtgagtttattttaattatgcaaaTCTCTGGGGGAAAAAGCATTAATTGAAGGCTAAGAGCTGACTGCAGCAGTCATATATTTGAACGTGTGACCATAAAGAATTTTGATACATTGAAAGAAGAAAAATGTTGTAGATGGGTTGAAATTTTAGATTTTGTTCTTTGCATGAATTGGTAGCTAACAACGTACTTACTGATTTGTTCATCATGGCTATTTATCGATAATGTACCTTGATCCAATCTGCAgttaacatgcatcatataccTATTGTTTTATCTCAACATACCACTTTTACTGTCATGTTCCTAAATTGAAACGCCTCTTCTTGCAGTCGTTGCTCTGTGATCCAAATCCCAACTCACCTGCCAATTCTGAAGCTGCGCGCATGTTCAGTGAGAACAAGCGTGAATATAACAGAAAAGTCCGTGAGATTGTCGAGCAGAGCTGGACAGCAGACTGACTATCGACAAGATCAATGCAACGCCCTCCTGGATATATGATGCATACTCTATCTTCAAGCTGTACGTTACTGTTTGTAGAAAAATGATTGCCTTTACTTTGCCTAAATGCGTGTCATTCGTACTCTGCAATCCGATCTCGTTTGCTGAATTGCTGTTGACTATCATATATCTAAGTTTTCCTTTCATTATATAGACACTTGTATTCACTGTTCCATTTTGGTTTTGGTGCTGCATGACGTTGATTAATGCGCCAACTTAACTGTCACAAACATGCTTAAACTTGGTTTAACAGTGTTATGCATAAATTCAGTACTAAATTAAAAATATAGTAATGGAACTTAAGTTACTGATGCATTTAATGGTTCGTCCCAATGTATATTGTACTTTTACTCGGTAATTTCACTGGGATATCTCCAGTTTCGCCTTTCAAAATGGTGCTGATGTAGTCTACAAATGGAGATCAAAGAAagcaaatacttttaaaattgtaCTAGTTATGAAACACAGTTTAACAATGAAATAGTTAGTATCGTTCAAAAATTGTATAATTTggtcccaaacacctattcttaaGAAGCTTTGACCAATCTAGAATGTATTAAATGACGAGTCTTGTTTATTATTAATTTCagatgtttagttttattaatttCACATGTTTAGTTAACTAGAGGGTAAGGGATTAATCACTTAACATTAGTTTCTCTATAAAAAAGGGCATCCCCTTGATGATGAAATCTCTGGGTGAAATCATATTTTAGGCTCGATCGAGCAGGAACACAATACATGAATTAGGATATTATCCACAGTAGTTGCTTTGTTGGATTATCTTGTTATAAACTAATTATTTtaggtgttaaaatatttttgactttTCTCTCAAGAACATAAATGAACCTGTCTCGACGGCCACGCGGTGCTTGCTTTTCAAAGTAGTGTTAGGACATCTCCAATGGGTTCGTATGGGTCGAGCGTCAATTCATATTTGTGCGGGTGATACTTGGATTCGTATCTAGTGCTCAAGGTTGTAGGATGCAACGTCATCCAGATCATGCCACTCATTGGTCGACAAAtggataattattattatttatctcTGGCCGCTCGGACTAGAGGATTCCAAGGTAGCTCTGCTCATAGATTGGGACTTTGGAACCGGTCAGATGCGGGAGACTTGGGCCACCGGCAAGGATTAAGGCGGCACGAAGGCAATCGGCGGTGCACAAATTGTTCCCAGCGGTAGCTCGGACAACGACGGTGTCCGATCGGATGACAGAGAGGTGTGGAGCGCTGCAGCTCCTTACTCAAGAAGAGCAAGCATGGATGTCTCGCCCCGCTCTGGGGATGGTCGTGAGTCAGCTTGGGTTGGAGTCTGTAGGGCGGAAGTAGCAGAGCGGGAGGACCCTTCTGCACGGCGCCTCTTGCGTCATACCGGAGGTTCACCGGAAGTGGCTGACTCAGAAGCCACCGCGATCGACAGCATCGAGGGCAGTTCGGGAGGAAGGTATGCTAAATCGGTCGTTGCCCCGCTAGCCGCAGTCTGACTTCTTCCACCCTCGCTGGCCGACGCTTCCACTCCTTCGGCGTCCCTGAGCGGATCCTCGTGGGAGTCGACCGGCTGTAAGTCTCGACTCTCTAGTTCGGCCACAGCCACAACATTAATTTTCACGTCCGCAATTTTGCTCTTGCCGGTCAGACGCACCTTAACATGATgcaagttgcaaaaaaaaaaaaaaaaatcagttagattcaaagatgaagaaaataaaaggcatacctaggctggacgaaAGCCGCGTGTGGATCGGACTCAAGCCAAACACGTAAAGGACGCCCTCTAGCAACAATCGGTGAATATATTACTTCTGATTGGCCAAACTGGAAGCTACCTAGAGAAAGTATGATCGGCTTCTATACTTCCCAAGCGATGGAGGATTCGTCACTTCTATCTACTAGCCGGTCAGGAAGTCTGGCCACTCAGAAAAATGAAAAAAGAAGTAGTGGTCCCTCCAATACTTATAGGAGgacgacattttatcaaaaaagaccaagCACACTCGGACTTGGAACAAAACGGTCCCTGACTCGGAcaatttagggtaataaaaataatggaagagttGAGGAGTtaagggaatgtcgtgcaggcagAACAAAACTACGACCCCGGACAACAGTCTAAAGAAGTTTGACACAATCTGATTGagggaaatatggaaatatttacaaACAATGGGAAAGAAGGGATGAACGAGGAATCGAAGGCCGACGGTAAACTGATCtttaaaaaacacaaaaaaactTGCTAGTGGTTCATGTGGTCGATCATACAcagatggaatgacaacttggtaatCAGATGAGAAGTGATGGGTGGATTTCAGACTTTCAATGTTGTCTCCGTCAAACCTGGACTCGGTGGAAGTATACCAGAGCCCAGCGACGGTGACAGGGGGTTGCGAAAAACTGGCCATCAGAAATAAACGATTTGAGAAGGAGCAACGAATGGATTTAGATGAGGAAAAAGTGAAGAAGCTTACGGAAAACGATCGTTGGAGAAGAAAAAAAGGTGGAGCATCGCAGAGAAGGCTCGAAGATGAAGGCACACGGAATGAAGACGACAGCAACACAAAGTGGGGTTTATAACCCTCGCGGCCGATCACCCTAAGTCGTCCGATCTAAGGGTCAAAAAACCAGAAGAAGATCCAACCATAGAATTTGAAAAGACATCTGCCACATCACCAGCAGATATCCGCCTGTCACGTCAAACGTGTGTGGTAGAAAGTGGGACATGTGGCATTCGGCCATCGGaagacattaatgaggcttaattaaaaggtatggccGCATGCTCAGCCATAATGATAAGAGATTTGCATGGTTTTCAAGAAATTTGGATAACGTCAACTACTATGAAAGGTGCTCATCCAAGAAAGTGCATCGACTATCGTCTCGATTGGGCACAGAGAGTGAGTTAGCACACAGCCAAGCGGCCGATGCACCATCTACCTCAGACGGTATGATCCGAGCGGCAACTACAAAATCAGCCAACGAAATAAAGACGAACGACATAGACATTTGTTCCAACCAAAAACTTTGGAGCGTATATGGTCCGATCGGACGAGGAAAGCAACGAAGACTCtactggtccagtcagtcggacttgtagcccccttcgactagacttaagggggagacttgtgatgcgaCGATAAAGGGGGCCCGCCCAGCACGGGTCAACTGCCAAGGTGGAgttcaaagtcaaggtggttaaCGCCAAGGTGTCAAAAGACTCACCTACTATGGCCGAGTGGAGGACCTTAGAAAGGTCGGTCAGGGCAATCAGTTTCCGATCAGCAAGAGACTTGTCCGAGCTGACTACCCGTCCAACTCGAGGTAATATGGTAAGATCGCCAGACGCTCAGTGCCTGACAGCAGGACGCTGAGGAGACAAAAAATCTTGTCCGATCGAGAGGGACAAGCTACTTCGTTCGGTCACCATAAGAACAGTTGAGGCCGACAGAGCGGAGGAGTCCCGGCCGAGCGACTACCCTGCTCAGCCAAGTAGTAGAACGAGTGTCatatctctcgatatccttttgggagatagtgtcgctgacTCGAGGCATAGCCAATAGGCGGATTGTACGACGAAAACTTCTACTAttttgtcagggatatgcatgccctgttaaagtatggtgtcagaggcactttactgacaggtcctttcataggacacatTAGATAACTTGCTCATGCCTTGAGGAGTGTGCACGTCGTCCACCAGGGCTTTATATAAAGAGAGGTCTAAGCACCGACGGAGGTACACATTATTTACTGTTTGCGCTTGCGTAACTATTACTCCGCTTTCTTCTACagttccggtgactgacttgagcgttggagggccaatgtcggggaccccttccctagctcgaTACTGACGTTGTTTGTTTTACAAAACGAAGCAGCACGGCCTACAACCAGTCAACGCATCACCCACATTTTCAACTTTccaccttttcattttcaaacaagatcaatatccttttcttttctctggCTAGCCCTCCTCTTTTCACCTGCCTCaacttagagcatccacatcagtatCCTCgtctaaaatctaaaatttagggtaaaagaactactttattaaatttagatatccattTTTCACTACATGATACATCAGTTTCTCTATAATTtaccatatatttatttttttattattttttctctttccttcatattttttattattagatggaGGAAAGAGATAAAGgagagagaaatttttttattattagtggaaggggagagaaattttttattattaaagagaggggagagaaatagtattttaatgtttagggaatgaattccattccctaaatttaaagaaCTACTATTCATAAAATCTATATTTAGGGAATGAGTAGGGTATCTGATGTGGATGTTTTtttaatgcaaaatgtaaaatttaaggtaaaagttTAGTTTAGAGTAATTGATGTGAATGCTCTTAGCCTTCTGAAAGGCTTCACATAATTTTAGGGTACCGAGCTTTGAAATCACGCATGCTCTTTCCATACTATAACACATGCTTGTCCACTTGATCGGATGCATGATTCATACTACGTAAATATATATGTATGTACACGCACATTATTATTATGTAATTGAATTCAtatgaaaaaaaacaaattacATGCATGGCAACGCATGCAGCATCACTGATGGGCAGTATATGAAttcagggggcgtttggtttagggtaataggagtggggaatgggaatgagaatcattgattcctattgttaatgtttggattataggaataggaatataaataagggaatgaatccttgaaattgggtaatgactcattctcatgtacctccccttcaatgagtcattaccctattttcatcaatcaaaatattcccttattccaaaaatacccttgacttaaaactaaaattttctccattaatatcaaatatcaaaatatatttatttatttattctttcatatcacttatctctccttattctctctcattatattttctctctcatcatagtttctctctcatcgttttatcacacactttctctctccttaatctctcctatcacactctctttcctctttttttctcattacactttctctctcatcatactttctctctcctcaatctcttccatcgcactctcttccttcttttgttcctcatcatactttctctctcctcaatctcttccatcgcactctcttccttcttttgttcctcatcacactttctctctcctcaatctctcccatcacactctcgtttctcttttttctcatcacactttctctctcatcatactttctctctcctaaatctctcttatcacacttcctccttttttcctcaacacactttatctctcatcacactttctctctcatcatattttctctctcctcaatctctcttatcacacttgctccttttttcctcaacacactttctctctcatcatactttctctctcctcaatctctcccatcatattcactattcttttttctctcaccatattttctctctcctcaatctctctcatcacactctctctcctcattttttctcactatattttctctctcttcatcctctcctatcatactttctctcacatcatattttctctcatcatgctctctccaatcacacttttttttttcattttctctcatcacactttctctctcttcattctttcttatcacactttctctctcatcattctctttcatcatatttttctctcacattcatctttctctcacatctaattttttctcttattttcctttaaggttaaaaaaggaaactttgatttattccgatagaagatatacagctaaccaaacattgcttttaagagtgatattcatgctcatactcattcccattccacaatacaatgatttccattccgattcctattcctaggaaagaaccaaacgccccctcaaCTGTGAGAATTATAGATATATTACAAAAGTTCAATTCATTGCTCTATGAGCAACTATCTTTAAAGCCTCTCATTATCATTGCACAGTTAGAATAACTCCTGTGATAAAAGGTGAGTCGCTCGTCTCCGGTGCCTCTGTCAACCAGTCCTTAGAcaaacacggaggagataaatcacggatgactattaGCCATTAGTGTAAATGGCCAAGACATAGTTAGAATAACTCCTGCAACTAGATGAAGATAAGATCTTAATGATGTtgttgtccttaattataaaggTTGTCATCTCCAAAGTCCTTTAATTAATACATTCTCCTATTACATGGAGTAATACTCTTTGTTTGTCCAAGGCATGACATAAATCTCTCCACATCTTTATCCTTATCAAATGTCCCTCGTCTTTTTCCAAAGCTGTCTAGTTTTGAACAACGTATGTATTTGTGCCTGGAGTTAGACCTCCTTGTGCCCCTCGTTAACGTAACTAGAGCCTCTTTGACTGAGTATTAGAGTAGATGATGTGCCGAAGTTTGATTGGATTGATAGCCGATGTGGTAACACTTGGAAGCATAATATAGTAATAATGTGATTAAAAAATTTGGGATTGGATTGATAGATGATATGATAACACTTGAGGCATAATATGTGATTAAAAAAGGATCACCATTATTCGATGTATCCAAGATGAGCCATTCTATAAGATCGGCTCGCTCAGTCAGATCAGCTCCACAGATCTAATCTGAATGCTCCGCTAAGTTAGATCAGTTCCACTAACCTAATCTGATTGCCTCGCTCAGTTAGATTAGCTCCACTAATATGATCCGATCACCCCATTCAATCAAATCAATTCCACAAATTTGATCGTCCCGCTCAGTCAGATCAACTCCACCGATCTGATTTGACTGCCCTCCATTGTCAGTTCAACTCCTTCAACTCAGGGTTGTTGAATAGGTCGACTTAACTCGATCGACAAGACACTCGGTTCTTTCTTGCTTGGC from Zingiber officinale cultivar Zhangliang chromosome 6B, Zo_v1.1, whole genome shotgun sequence carries:
- the LOC121991825 gene encoding ubiquitin-conjugating enzyme E2 2-like; its protein translation is MSTPSRKRLMRDFKRLQQDPPAGISGAPHDNNIMLWNAVIFGPDDTPWDGGTFKLTLQFTEDYPNKPPTVRFVSRMFHPNIYADGSICLDILQNQWSPIYDVAAILTSIQSLLCDPNPNSPANSEAARMFSENKREYNRKVREIVEQSWTAD